The nucleotide sequence CCCATTTCCTCGCCACGGCCGAGGCCGTCATCCGGCTCGGCTGGAAGATGCCCGCCGAACCTCCCTACCCGACGCGCGGGACGTTCGCCGGCTTCGGCTTCGACGACGCCCCCCGCCCGCTCTTCGTCCTCCGCGCCCTCCACGCGATGACCGGCGACGCGGCCTGGGAACGTCGCTGCCGGGAGATGCTCGACGAGCGCGGGCCCGAGGGCCGCACCCGGCGCGAGGTCTGCGAGCGGGGCATGGTCTACACCTACGCGCCGACCCACGCCTGGACGTCGTGCGTCTCCGTCGCCGCGCTCCGGGGCCTGTGGGAGATGGAGGACGACCCAGCCGCCAGGGCCGCCTTCGCCCGCGGCCTGGCCGCCAGCGCCCGGCTGGCCGCCGGAGGTCTCCCCGTCTATGCCAGGTTCGACCCCGCCGACCGCTCGCCGTTCACCACCGACTGGCGACAGTCGATGATGCCCCTGTGGAAGCCCCAGGCCGACGAGCGCGAGGCCCAGGCGTTGGCCCAGGCCCAGGTCCGCGAGTTCGAGAAGGCCTCTCCCCGGCGTCGGCTGGAGAACGCCTTCATCCGCGAACCCACCGCCGCGGCCTGGATCGTCTCACTCGCCCCCGACGCCGACCTCGTGCGGTCCCTCGCGACGGAGATCGCCCGCATCGCCGCGCACTACGACTACTCAAAGCTTCATTACTGCACGTTTTTCTGGATCGTCGACGCCTGGCTTCGGACAGAGGTCCTGAAGGCGGAGTGACGCCGCCTCAGGGCTTCGCGCCGTAGGGCGAGTTGGATTCATAGGGGGGGCGCGACAGCGACGACGGCGGGCCGAAGAGACCGGGTTCGCCCGACGGTTGACCGCTGCGCGGGGGGATCGTCGGCGATGGAATCGACGGAGCCGGCTCGGTCGACGGCAGGGCGAAGCTCGGCGCGTTCGGCAGGTTCGGCAACGAACCGCCAGGACGAGCGCGGAACGGGGACTCGCCCGACGGCGGCCCCGGCGTGCGGTCGGGACCGGCCTCAACGGGCGCGGCGGCCGGGAGTTGCTCGGCCGAAATTGGCAGCGGCCCGCCCACGGCGTACTCCAGCCGCGCCAGGGCCCGCTGGTACTGATAGAAGGCCGAGTTGAACGTCTGCTCGGACTTCGTCTCCGACGCCCGCGCCTCGACGACCTCGGCCGGCGTGGCGTCGCCCGCCTGGTAACGGCTGCCGACCAGTCGGTGGTTCTCCACCGCCTGGAGGTACACGGCGCGGGCGGCGTCGATCCGCGATCGGGCGTCCTCGAAGGATCGGAACGCCTCGTTGACCTCGAAGGCGATCAGGTCGCAGACCTGTTGCGCCTGGGCCTCCGCCCCGCGCAGGCCGGCCTCCGCCGAGCGGAGCTGGCCCCGCCGCTTGCCGCCGGCGTAAAGGTCCTGCGTCAGAAAGATGCCACCGGCGCCGACGTTCGCATTCTGCACGCCGGTTCCCGTGACGTTCGAGTAGCCGGCCTGAACCGACACGCTGGGGAGGAACTCAGCGCGGGCGAAATCGACCCCTTCCCGCGCAATGGCGATCCCTCGCAAAACCACGGGGATTTCCCGCCGGTTCGCCACCGAGATCTCCAGCGCCCCCTTCAACTCCAGGTCGAGTCGGGGGGCGTCGCGACGCTCAGCGACCCTCGTGGGGGCGTTGACGTTGATCCCCATCGTCTGGTTCAGCGCGGCGACCGCCACCTCTTCCTCGCTCCTGGCGTCGGATTGGGCCTGGCGCACGCTGGCGAGATCGGCCTCCACGCGCAGGGCCTGTTCCCGGGTGATGGAGCCTCGCTGCAGGAGGTCGCCGGCCTCGCGACGGTAAGCCTCGGCGCGCTCGACGGCCCGGTCGGCGATCTTCCGGGCCGATTCGGCTTCCAGAACCTGGAAGTACGTCCGCGCCACCTGATAGGCGACGGTCTGGCAGGCGCGGTCGGCCTCCAGCCGGGCGACCTCGGTCTTGAACCGGGCCTGGCGGTCCTTGGAGAGGAGCCGGCCGAACTGGAAGATGGTCCACTTCATCTGGACTTCGCTGACGTGGAAGTCCTGCGCTCCGGGACCAAACCCACGCACCGGCAGAACGGGAAATCGGCCGCGCGTGCCAACGAACCCCACGTCCGACGAGAACGCCTGGTAGCCGTAGTTCCCCTGAAAGGCCGGCTTGAACGCGGCGTCGACGACTTCCAGATCGCCCATCGAGGCGTCGACGGCCGCCCGGGCGGCCCTCAGCACGGGGCTGTAGCGCATGGCCAGTTCGCGGGCTCGCTCCAGCGACAACTCCTCGGCCAGGGCTTCGGCTTCCGCCTCGCCTTCCCTGGGCTTCTCGCCGACGGCGGCCTCCTCGGGCCGGGAGCCGGCCGGCTTCGCGTCGGGCAAAGGCTCGCGAGAAGGCTCGGCCCGCGACTCCTGCTGCGCGCCGGAGGTTTTCACGACGCCGGCGTCGACCGTCGCGGCCCCCTTCGCGGCTTCGAGCCCCTCGCCGTTGATCCGGCGAACCAGGTCGGCCCGCTCGTACGTGGCGGGTTGATGGACGCAGCCGAGTTCGCCTGCCACGGCGCAGACGGAGGCAAGTCCCAAGACCTTCAATCGTCCATGAATTCGCATGCGACGAGTCGCCCCAGCGATCGTTTCAGCCGTGCATCCTTGCGCGGCGAGGGCCGAGGTGGAGACGTGGGCCCGCCCTGTTCTGCGTCAAATCGCCGCCGGGGTCAAGGTCGATCAATCCATCGCGGGGCTTGATCCATCGGTTACGATGAAGCCGGAACGGGACGGGGTCCCCACACTCCGAAGTCAACCCTCCGAGCATCCACAGCACCATGACCACCCCCCGCCGACATGCCCCGATCGGGCTTGCCTTCTCCCTTCTCGTCCTGTCCACGGCCGCGGCTCCGCCGGAGGCGACCGTCTGGACGCCTGGCCCGCTGGAAGTGGCCGTGGCCTTGCCCCAGCCCGTCGATGCGTCGACGGCCGCCGCGCTGGCGGGGCGGACGATCGCGTATTACGAGGACGGCGAGGGGATGCCGGGTCCATCGGCCGAACCCCTCGGCGCGCTGAAGATCGCCGGTGTGAAGGTCGAGGACGGAGGCCGGCTGCTGGTGCTGGCGACCGACCCGCACCCTCGGCAGGCTCGCTACGTCCTGCCGCTCGACGGCCTGGCCGCGAAAACGGTCTACGGCCTCAACGGCGTGGAGGCGTCGTGGTTCGAGGGCGCCGAGCCCGGCCCCGAGCCTTCGTGGAAAGGATGGCTGCCGGGACTCGACCCCCGCGCCTCGCGACGGGCCGCCGACCTCCGCAAGGTCGGCAGGCTCCGGCTGGACGCCATGGTGAAGCTCCCCGCCGCCGGCAAGGTCGAGGCGACGATCGAATCCCCCGCGCCGGTCGTCGAGTGCTTCTTCGGCGACGGCGAGCCCGAGGGAGGGCCGAAGTCCCGCATGACCTTCACCATCGCCGACGCCTCGCAGCCGGTCTTCCTTTCGCTGACGATCCGGACCGGCCCCGACGCGACCCCCGGCCCGATCAAGCTCTCGTGGACGCCCAACGAGTCCGCCGCCCCGGCGAAGTTCCTGCTCCCCTGGGCCACCCCCGCTCCGACCGCCGCCGCCCCTGAGCCCCTGGAGATCCCCAACCTGGCCGGCGGCGACCCGTCGCGCGGCGAAGCGGCCTTTTTCAGCAAGGAAGCGCTCTGCTCGCAGTGCCACATCGCCGCCGGCAAGGGGAACAACGTCGGTCCCGACCTCACGAAGATCGGCCGCAAGGGAGCGGATTACATCTTCCGCAGCATCGCCCTGCCGAATGAGACGGTCGCACCCGACTTCGTCTCGTACACGGTTTCGATGAAGGACGGCCGCGTCGCCTCGGGCGTCGTCCGCGCCCAGGGGCCGGACGAAATCCGGATCATCGACGCCGAAGCCAAGCCCACCATCATCCGCCGCGACGAGATCGAGGAGTTCCGCCCCGCCTCCACCTCCCTCATGCCCCCCGGT is from Paludisphaera rhizosphaerae and encodes:
- a CDS encoding c-type cytochrome, whose translation is MTTPRRHAPIGLAFSLLVLSTAAAPPEATVWTPGPLEVAVALPQPVDASTAAALAGRTIAYYEDGEGMPGPSAEPLGALKIAGVKVEDGGRLLVLATDPHPRQARYVLPLDGLAAKTVYGLNGVEASWFEGAEPGPEPSWKGWLPGLDPRASRRAADLRKVGRLRLDAMVKLPAAGKVEATIESPAPVVECFFGDGEPEGGPKSRMTFTIADASQPVFLSLTIRTGPDATPGPIKLSWTPNESAAPAKFLLPWATPAPTAAAPEPLEIPNLAGGDPSRGEAAFFSKEALCSQCHIAAGKGNNVGPDLTKIGRKGADYIFRSIALPNETVAPDFVSYTVSMKDGRVASGVVRAQGPDEIRIIDAEAKPTIIRRDEIEEFRPASTSLMPPGLVPVLGEARLRDIVAYLMKTAAE
- a CDS encoding TolC family protein, producing the protein MGLASVCAVAGELGCVHQPATYERADLVRRINGEGLEAAKGAATVDAGVVKTSGAQQESRAEPSREPLPDAKPAGSRPEEAAVGEKPREGEAEAEALAEELSLERARELAMRYSPVLRAARAAVDASMGDLEVVDAAFKPAFQGNYGYQAFSSDVGFVGTRGRFPVLPVRGFGPGAQDFHVSEVQMKWTIFQFGRLLSKDRQARFKTEVARLEADRACQTVAYQVARTYFQVLEAESARKIADRAVERAEAYRREAGDLLQRGSITREQALRVEADLASVRQAQSDARSEEEVAVAALNQTMGINVNAPTRVAERRDAPRLDLELKGALEISVANRREIPVVLRGIAIAREGVDFARAEFLPSVSVQAGYSNVTGTGVQNANVGAGGIFLTQDLYAGGKRRGQLRSAEAGLRGAEAQAQQVCDLIAFEVNEAFRSFEDARSRIDAARAVYLQAVENHRLVGSRYQAGDATPAEVVEARASETKSEQTFNSAFYQYQRALARLEYAVGGPLPISAEQLPAAAPVEAGPDRTPGPPSGESPFRARPGGSLPNLPNAPSFALPSTEPAPSIPSPTIPPRSGQPSGEPGLFGPPSSLSRPPYESNSPYGAKP